Sequence from the Agrococcus sp. SL85 genome:
GCCGAGGCCTTCGCGCGCTTCGCCGACGCCCGCTGGGGCGCCGCGCTCGATCCCGGCCGCACGGCGCTCGTCTCCGACGTCATGATGGCCGTCTTCGAGCTCGTGCGGCTGCTCACTCGGCCCGGCGGCCACGTCATCGTCACCAGCCCCGTCTACCCGCCGTTCCACGCCTACGCGGAGCATGCGGAGCGCACGGTGCTCGAGGCGCCGCTCGGCGACGACCTGCGGCTCGACCTCGCGACGATCGAGGAGGCCTGCGGCCGCGTCGGCGAGGCCGGCGGCGTGCTGCTGCTCTGCAGCCCGCACAACCCCACGGGCACGGTGCACACCCGCGCCGAGCTCGAGGCGGTCGCCGAGGTCGCCGCGCGCCACGGGGTGCGCGTCGTCGTCGACGAGGTGCACGCGCCGATCGTCTTCGACGCGACCTTCACGCCCTACTGGAGCGTGGATCCGCGCGGCTTCTCGATCACCTCCGCCTCGAAGGCGTGGAACCTCGCGGCGCTCCGCACGGCGCTCGTCGTGCCGGGCGCCGAGGCGCAGGACCTCGAGCGGCTCGCCGAGGTCGTGGGCCACGGGCCCTCGCACCTCGCGAGCATCGCCCACGTCGCCGCGTTCGACCACGGGCGCGACTGGCTCGACGACGTGATCGTGGGCCTCCGCGGCAACCGCGCGGTGCTCGCCGCGGCGCTCGCCGAGCACGCGCCGGCGATCCGCTGGCAGCCGGGCGAGGCCACCTTCCTCGCGTGGCTCGACTGCCGCGGCACGCGCGTCGCGGATCCTGCGGCACGGCCCGACCCCGGCGACGTCGGGCTCTCGACCGGGCCCGCGAAGGCGTTCCTGGAGCAGGCGCGCGTGGGGCTGAACGCCGGCGAGGCCTTCGGCACCGGCGGCGAGAACCGCGTGCGGCTCAACCTGGGCACGCGGCCCGACCTCATCGAGGAGGCCGTGCGACGGATGGGCGCGATCGCGTGAGCGGCGCCGGGCCCGCCGTGCGGCTGCGGCCGCTCGGCGAAGCGGACGTCGACGCGCTCGTGGCCTGGGGCGAGGACACGGCCTTCTGCGCCGCCGCCGAGTGGCGGCAGCGCACGCCGGAGGCACGGCGCGCGTTCTGGATGCGGCAGGCTGGCCGAGCCGCCCGACGGGCTCGTGCGCCTCGCAGCCGAGGTCGACGGCGGGATCGTGGGCTACGCCGACCTGCACGACGACGGCACAGCCCCGGATCGCCGCGAGCTGGGCTTCCTCGTGGGTGGGCCGCACCAAGGTCGCGGCATCGGCACGGCGGTCGCGCGGGCAGCGCTCGACCACGGCTTCGGCGCCATGGGCCTCGAGCGCATCTGGGCGGAGGCGTGGGGGACGAACGCCGCGTCGATGCGCATCCTCGCCCGCCTCATGCGACGCACGGGCGACGGCGCGGCGGGCACCTACCTCGGCGAGCCTGCCCGATACGCGCAGTTCGCGACCGACCGCACGGGCTGGCGGCGCCGCGGCGCGACATCGCGCTAGCGCGCGCGACGGCGCTCGAGCAGGAGCGCTCCCGCCACCACGGCGATGCCCAGCAGGCACCAGCCGGCCATCAGCAGCGCGTCGGAGCCGGGCGGGAGCAGGCCGCCGTCCGCCGCCTGCCACGGCCACAGCGCCCGCAGCGAGCCGACCATGAGCCCCGTCATGATCGCGAGCGTCGTGCGGCGGCGGTGCGCCAGCAGCCACCGCAGCAGGCGCACGAAGGACGCGAGGCCCACCACCGCGCCCAGCGCGAAGGCGCCGAGCACCGGGAGGTCGCGCTCGTTGACCGCGCGCAGCACCGGCTCGTACATCCCGAGCGCCAGCAGCAGGAACGAGCCCGAGACGCCGGGCAGCACGAGGGCGCACACCGCGACCGCCGCCGAGCCCGCGACGGCCCAGAGCGCGGCATCCCCGGGCTCGGCCGCCGGCAGGCCGGTGAGCGCGAAGCCGAGCACCGCTGCGGGCACGGCGAGCGCCCACTCGCGAGCCGACCAACGACCGCCGACCATCCGAGCGGGCACGGCCACGGACGCCAGCACGAGGCCGAGGAAGAGGGCGCGGGCGTCGCCGGGATGCTCGTCGACGAGCGGCGCGACGATGGCGGCGCCGAGCGCCACGGCCGCGAGCATGCCGACCGCGATCGGCAGCACGAAGCGCCACTCGACGGCCGCGAGCTGCGCACGCGCCCGCGACAGTCCCCTGCCCCGCACGGGATCGCCGACGGCGAGCGCCAGGCCGCGCACGAGGTGCTCGGCCGAGGCGAGCAGCCGCTCGTAGACGCCGACGAGCAGCGCGACCGTGCCGCCGGAGACGCCGGGGAGCACCTCCACGACACCGATCGCGGCACCCTTCGCTGCGTGGACGAGCGCGGTGGGGGCGTGCAGGGTTCCTCCTGGGGTCGCGGCGGAGTGACCGCCGGCGGGGCGGCGAGGCCCGTCCATCCTCCCAGCCGCCCGCCGCGCTGCCGCGCGAGCGTCCCGGCGCAGCGCTAGCGCGCCGAGGCGATGAGCTCGACCATCGCGTCCTCGAAGCCGGGCTCGACCTCCATCACCACGCGGTGGCGCGCGCCCTCGCGGTCGGGCCACGTGCCCCACTCGCCCTCGAGCTCGGCGACGGTGCGGCCGCGAGCGGGACCGTGGGAGCAATCGACCGTGACGTCGACGATCGGCGAGAGCGTCGTGCGCACGAGCCCTGCGGCCACCGCGAGCGCCAGCGCGTCGTGGTTGCCGGAGGCGCGCGTGCCCGTCCAGCCCTCGTAGTAGCCGAGGTAGTGGTCGAGGATCGCGGCGCTGAAGCGGCCGGCCGCGCCGCCCGCGGCGAGCCGCTCGCGGTGCGCGTCGGTGATGAGCGAGGTCATCGTGACGTCGAGGCCCACCATCGTGAGGTCCCACGAGGCGTCGAGCACGACCTGTGCGGCCTCCGGGTCGTGCCAGATGTTGGCCTCCGCGGCATCGCTCACGTTGCCGGGCGCGAGCGCGGCGCCGCCCATGATCGTCACGTGCCTGACGCGCTCCGGGAGGCTCGGGTCGGCGTCGAGCGCCGCGGCGACGTTCGTGAGCGGCCCGACGGCGACGAGCTCGAGCTCGCCGGCGCGCTCGTGGCTGAGCCGCAGGATGAGCTCGACGGCCGATTCCCCGCCGAGCACCGGCTCGACCGAGCGGTCGGCGAAGCCGCCGAGGCCGTCGTCGCCGTGCACCTCGGGCGAGAAGCGCGCGGGGCTGCCGTCGCGCGGCCCCGCCGCCCCGATCGCGACGGGCACGTCGCCGTGGCCGACGAGGCGCAGGACCTCGGTGGTGTTGCGTGCGCCCTGCGCGACGTCGGTGTTGCCCCAGACGATCGTGCAGCCGACGAGCTCGATGGAGTCGTGGAGGGCGGCCGTGAGGATGGCGAGGGCATCGTCGATGCCCGTGTCGACGTCGAGGAGCACCGCGGTCATGGGCTCGAGCCTACGGCCGCGCGCGACGCGGCCCGGGTCAGCTCACGCAGAGGCAGAAGGGGTGCCCGGCGGGGTCGAGGAACACGCGGAAGGTCGTGCCCGGCTGGAACGCCGCCTTCGTGGCACCGAGCGCGAGCGTCGCGGCCTCCGCCTCGTCGAGGTCGTCGACGACGACGTCGTGGTGCATCTGCTGCGGATGCTCCTGCCCCGGCCAGACAGGCGCCCGGTAGTCGGCCACCTGCTGGAAGCAGATGACCTGCCCCTCGGCGCCGCGGATCTCGTACCAGTCGTCGTCGGCGTCCCCCGCGGGGGTCACGGGCCAGTCGAGCAGCGCGCCGTAGAACTGCGCGAGCGCCTTGGCGTCGGGGGCGTCGATGACGACGGTGGGCCAGCGTGCGATTGCCATGGCCGGGAACCTACGCGCGACCGCTGACACGCGCCAGGGCGCGCGTCGTCACCAGCCGGTGACGAGCGGGAAGATCGGCAGCGCCTCCGGGTGGTGCGCGTGCACGATCACGAGGAACACGATGGCGTCGAACAGCAGGTGCACGGTGACGACGTAGGCGAGGTTCTTCGTCCACGAGAAGATCGCGCCCTGCACGAGCGCGAACGGGATCGTGAGCCACGGCCCCCACGCCTGGTAGCCGAGCTCCCAGAGGAACGAGACGAAGATCGCCGCCTGCAGGAGGTTCGCGAGCCACGGCCGGAAGTGGCGCAGCAGCAGCGTGTAGGCCGTGCAGATGAAGAACAGCTCGTCCCACAGGC
This genomic interval carries:
- a CDS encoding MalY/PatB family protein; this translates as MANPFEQVSVDALRERTSIKWRWFEPDVLPMWVAEMDVMPAEAITAAITEALGRGDTGYPHGSAYAEAFARFADARWGAALDPGRTALVSDVMMAVFELVRLLTRPGGHVIVTSPVYPPFHAYAEHAERTVLEAPLGDDLRLDLATIEEACGRVGEAGGVLLLCSPHNPTGTVHTRAELEAVAEVAARHGVRVVVDEVHAPIVFDATFTPYWSVDPRGFSITSASKAWNLAALRTALVVPGAEAQDLERLAEVVGHGPSHLASIAHVAAFDHGRDWLDDVIVGLRGNRAVLAAALAEHAPAIRWQPGEATFLAWLDCRGTRVADPAARPDPGDVGLSTGPAKAFLEQARVGLNAGEAFGTGGENRVRLNLGTRPDLIEEAVRRMGAIA
- a CDS encoding GNAT family protein; its protein translation is MRLAAEVDGGIVGYADLHDDGTAPDRRELGFLVGGPHQGRGIGTAVARAALDHGFGAMGLERIWAEAWGTNAASMRILARLMRRTGDGAAGTYLGEPARYAQFATDRTGWRRRGATSR
- a CDS encoding DUF368 domain-containing protein, coding for MEVLPGVSGGTVALLVGVYERLLASAEHLVRGLALAVGDPVRGRGLSRARAQLAAVEWRFVLPIAVGMLAAVALGAAIVAPLVDEHPGDARALFLGLVLASVAVPARMVGGRWSAREWALAVPAAVLGFALTGLPAAEPGDAALWAVAGSAAVAVCALVLPGVSGSFLLLALGMYEPVLRAVNERDLPVLGAFALGAVVGLASFVRLLRWLLAHRRRTTLAIMTGLMVGSLRALWPWQAADGGLLPPGSDALLMAGWCLLGIAVVAGALLLERRRAR
- a CDS encoding nucleoside hydrolase; the protein is MTAVLLDVDTGIDDALAILTAALHDSIELVGCTIVWGNTDVAQGARNTTEVLRLVGHGDVPVAIGAAGPRDGSPARFSPEVHGDDGLGGFADRSVEPVLGGESAVELILRLSHERAGELELVAVGPLTNVAAALDADPSLPERVRHVTIMGGAALAPGNVSDAAEANIWHDPEAAQVVLDASWDLTMVGLDVTMTSLITDAHRERLAAGGAAGRFSAAILDHYLGYYEGWTGTRASGNHDALALAVAAGLVRTTLSPIVDVTVDCSHGPARGRTVAELEGEWGTWPDREGARHRVVMEVEPGFEDAMVELIASAR
- a CDS encoding VOC family protein; this translates as MAIARWPTVVIDAPDAKALAQFYGALLDWPVTPAGDADDDWYEIRGAEGQVICFQQVADYRAPVWPGQEHPQQMHHDVVVDDLDEAEAATLALGATKAAFQPGTTFRVFLDPAGHPFCLCVS